A genome region from Triticum aestivum cultivar Chinese Spring chromosome 2B, IWGSC CS RefSeq v2.1, whole genome shotgun sequence includes the following:
- the LOC123045944 gene encoding heavy metal-associated isoprenylated plant protein 20, whose protein sequence is MGEENAASANSITVNVRVYMHCDACERLVRRTIKKIDGVETVEVERDENKVTVTGDFKAEKVLRKLKKKTGKKAEILPPDPEEENQEEEKQEPGEDAYAPYGYYGRPAPDMDAVLGNEFQRPPRWDLHYFDDENTEACRIM, encoded by the exons ATGGGAGAGGAGAATGCTGCATCCGCGAAT AGCATCACGGTGAACGTGAGAGTATACATGCACTGCGACGCCTGCGAAAGGTTGGTGCGCCGCACCATCAAGAAAATAGATG GCGTGGAGACGGTGGAGGTCGAAAGGGACGAGAACAAGGTGACGGTGACGGGGGATTTCAAGGCCGAGAAGGTGCTGAGGAAGCTCAAGAAGAAGACCGGGAAGAAGGCGGAGATTCTGCCTCCGGACCCGGAGGAAGAAAACCAGGAGGAAGAGAAGCAGGAACCCGGCGAGGATGCTTACGCTCCTTACGGTTATTACGGCCGTCCGGCGCCGGACATGGACGCTGTTCTAGGTAATGAGTTCCAGAGGCCGCCGCGATGGGACCTCCACTATTTCGACGACGAGAACACGGAAGCGTGTAGGATCATGTAG